A part of Bacillus rossius redtenbacheri isolate Brsri chromosome 1, Brsri_v3, whole genome shotgun sequence genomic DNA contains:
- the LOC134531946 gene encoding uncharacterized protein LOC134531946: protein MSEMESNKTCVENDCNHSMKRKKGVRNVEEYKCQRIKRARLQGKEYANYRGNVVKTKSTTESCRCARKCYDKIDIAQRGKLLDAIHSFSCKNEQDIYLQGLLDAVPIKHRRPRNGDKSGKRSSSFTFHVVIQERRVKVCKKAFIQLYGVSAKRVRRLQTLLLCGQTPKDMRGQQNNRKSVPVGDVQAIKDHISSFPVKISHHASKEYKYLDAQLDIKKMHTLFKEKFPDCKVKYSFYYKIFRENFNLHFGRPQIDTCGECEQLKVKIKNPNLNECAKRVAMAELAIHERRSNKFYTSMKDTKHICKNNDSVLGLTFDYMQNISLPCIPVQELFYYRQLSVFPFAIHNLKTDEASLFLYHEGQANKGPNETCSFLHKYISDNVPPCVKELHLYSDACGGQNKNNCMVRFLLSLTDTNRFDIIIHRFPIRGHSYLACDRDFALVKRVLKKTDRYYVPMEVCQLITSAGVPGKFTVNMVTSDDVLDFKNWWPSHYKKTCLSLESQSKAVPRSQKQDFAVSRFVEFQYNSRHKGTVVASEFIGGLVSHTFVLRQSSDKSLNPTIPVQKAYPAKNVPINAKKIIDLKKVLRYVPGEHRDFYDEIIQ from the exons ATGAGTGAAATGGAGTCTAATAAGACTTGTGTGGAAAATGATTGTAACCATTCCATGAAACGTAAAAAAGGCGTGCGAAATGTGGAAGAATACAAATGTCAAAGAATTAAACGAGCTCGTCTGCAAGGAAAGGAGTATGCAAACTACAGAGGGAATGTTGTGAAAACTAAAAGTACTACCGAGTCGTGCAG atgTGCAAGAAAATGCTATGACAAGATTGACATTGCACAGAGAGGGAAATTACTTGATGCTATACATTCCTTTTCATGCAAGAATGAGCAAGACATCTATCTTCAAGGTTTGCTTGACGCTGTGCCAATTAAACATCGCCGACCAAGGAATGGTGACAAGTCTGGAAAAAGGTCATCCTCCTTCACTTTCCATGTAGTTATTCAAGAACGAAGAGTGAAAGTGTGCAAGAAAGCATTCATTCAGTTATATGGAGTATCTGCCAAGAGGGTAAGGAGACTGCAAACATTGTTACTATGTGGACAAACTCCAAAAGACATGCGAGGCCAACAAAACAATAGGAAGTCGGTGCCTGTTGGTGATGTTCAGGCCATCAAAGACCACATATCTTCATTTCCTGTCAAGATAAGCCACCATGCATCCAAAGAATATAAATATCTTGATGCGCAGTTGGATATAAAGAAGATGCATACACTGTTCAAAGAGAAATTTCCTGATTGTAAAGTTAAGTATTCTTTCTATTACAAGATTTTCAGGGAAAATTTCAATCTCCACTTTGGGAGACCACAGATAGACACCTGTGGAGAATGTGAACAACTGAAGGTCAAGATAAAAAATCCTAATCTTAATGAATGTGCTAAGCGAGTTGCCATGGCCGAGCTGGCCATTCATGAAAGAAGGAGTAACAAGTTTTACACAAGCATGAAAGACACGAAACACATTTGCAAAAACAATGATAGTGTGTTAGGGTTAACGTTTGATTATATGCAGAACATTTCACTGCCCTGCATTCCAGTACAAGAGCTTTTTTACTATCGCCAGCTTTCGGTGTTTCCCTTTGCCATACATAACCTGAAAACAGATGAGGcgagtttatttttatatcacgAAGGGCAGGCAAATAAAGGGCCaaatgaaacatgctcttttctcCACAAATACATAAGTGACAACGTGCCTCCATGTGTTAAAGAACTGCACCTTTACAGTGATGCTTGCGGAGGGCAGAATAAGAACAATTGCATGGTAAGATTCTTGTTATCACTTACTGACACCAACAGATTTGACATTATTATCCATCGGTTTCCGATACGTGGTCATTCATATCTTGCTTGCGATCGTGATTTTGCACTGGTGAAACGTGTTCTTAAAAAGACTGATAGATACTATGTACCCATGGAGGTCTGCCAACTTATTACATCTGCAGGAGTTCCTGGAAAATTCACAGTCAACATGGTAACATCTGATGACGTGTTGGACTTCAAGAATTGGTGGCCCAGCCATTACAAAAAGACATGCTTATCATTGGAAAGCCAGAGTAAAGCAGTTCCGCGAAGCCAGAAGCAAGACTTTGCTGTATCAAGGTTTGTAGAGTTCCAGTACAACAGTCGCCATAAAGGTACTGTAGTTGCTTCCGAATTCATTGGCGGCCTTGTGTCACATACTTTTGTGCTTCGTCAATCATCCGACAAAAGTTTGAATCCTACTATTCCTGTTCAAAAGGCGTATCCTGCGAAAAATGTGCCAATTAATGCAAAGAAGATTATTGACTTAAAGAAGGTTCTCCGTTATGTTCCAGGTGAACACAGAGACTTCTACGATGAGATTATCCAGTAG